One Lepeophtheirus salmonis unplaced genomic scaffold, UVic_Lsal_1.4 unplaced_contig_16658_pilon, whole genome shotgun sequence DNA segment encodes these proteins:
- the LOC139907479 gene encoding uncharacterized protein: FAPIFFIARLIFQERRNWKIKWEDLFPRDLAERWLQWKRELRLPQSFSVPRCVMNPNFNNKDVEFCAFGDASSKGWSVVLYVWFVLNDECFKVGFLTSRTRVRPLKEITIPRPELEATLLCARLIEHF; the protein is encoded by the coding sequence ATTTGCACCTATTTTCTTTATAGCTAGACTCATCTTTCAAGAAAGAAGGAATTGGAAGATAAAATGGGAGGACTTGTTCCCAAGAGATCTGGCTGAGAGATGGTTACAATGGAAACGTGAATTACGACTTCCTCAATCCTTTTCAGTTCCTAGATGTGTCATGAACcccaattttaataataaagatgtTGAGTTCTGTGCTTTTGGAGATGCTTCGTCCAAGGGTTGGAGTGTAGTGCTTTATGTATGGTTTGTTCTTAATGATGAGTGTTTCAAAGTAGGGTTTCTCACATCACGTACTAGAGTCAGACCACTCAAAGAAATCACAATTCCACGCCCAGAATTAGAGGCTACACTTTTATGTGCTCGccttattgaacatttttaG